Below is a window of Leisingera sp. M658 DNA.
AGCAACCCGTGTCGCGCAGGAAGAGATCTTTGGCCCCGTCACCTGCTTCACCCCGTTTGATACCGAAGCCGAAGCCATCGCGATGGCCAATGGCACAGATTTCGGACTGGTCGCCGGTGTCTTCACCCGCGATCTGGCGCGGGCGCATCGCGTCGCCAACCGTCTGCGCGCGGGGCAGGTGTTTGTGAACGAATGGTTCGCGGGCGGCATCTCGACACCGTTCGGCGGCGTTGGCAAATCGGGCTTTGGCCGTGAAAAGGGATTGGAGGCGCTTTACAATTATGTGCGCACCAAGAACATCGCAATCTCGCTGAAGGGCTGAGGGATGGAGCGTGCAGACCTCAACCGCGCGCTTTTGCAGGCGCATGATGATAAGGACAATGCAGAGCTGGTCCGGCTGTATACGCTGGCCGGGGACAGGGCTGAGGAGGCCGGCAATATCGACGCCGCCTGTTTCTACCTGACCCATGCCTTTGTCTTTGCGCTGGAAGCGGGTCTGCCGGAAGCCAGGGAACTGAACCGCCGCCTGGCGGAACGGGGCCGGGCGCATCCGCTGGATCTGTGACACAGGTTTCAGGGTGTTGTCCCCACGGGGACAGCAGCCTGTTTGGCCGGCAGGGGAGGGCCGGCCAGTTTTATTTCAGGGAGAGACACTCATGATTCCCAGCAAAATGGCGGCGGTGCTGCTGACCGGCCACGGCGGTATCGGCAAACTGGAGTACCGCACCGATGTGCCGGTGCCGCAGCCCAAGGCGGGCGAGGTGCTGATCCGCATCGCGGCGGCGGGCATCAACAACACCGATATCAACACCCGTATCGGCTGGTATTCCAAGGCGGTGGATGCGGACACCAATGCGGGCGGCGCCACCGGGTTTGACAGCGTCGATGACGATGACGCCAGCTGGTCCGGCAAACCGCTGGAGTTTCCGCGCATTCAGGGCGCGGACGCTTGCGGGACAATCGCGGCGGTGGGGGAGGGGGTTGATCCCACCCGCATCGGCGAGCGGGTGCTGGTGCGCAACATGCTGCGTTCTTACGTCGATTACCGCCCCTATGAATGCTGGACCTTCGGCAGCGAATGCGACGGCGGTTTTGCCCAGTTTGCGGTGGCTCCTGCACGCGAAACCCATGCGGTGAACTGCAACTGGTCTGACGCGGAACTGGCCTCGATCCCTTGCGCCTATTCGACGGCTGAGAACATGCTGCACCGGGTTGGCCTTGGCGCCGAAACCGTGCTGATTTCGGGCGCGTCGGGCGGCGTCGGCTCTGCCGCCGTGCAATTGGCCAAGCGCCGCGGCGCCACTGTGATCGCGCTGTCCTCTGCTGCAAAAGCGGATGAGGTGCTGGCGCTTGGCGCCGACCGGGTGGTGGATCGCAACGCTGATCTGCGCCGCGAACTGGGCGAGGGATCCGTCGATGTGGTGGTCGATCTGGTTGCCGGTGAGCAATGGCCTGCGTTTATGGACGTTTTACGGCGCGGCGGGCGTTATGCCACCGCTGGCGCCATCGCCGGGCCGATCAGCGAAATCGACGTGCGCACACTGTATCTGAAGGACCTGACCCTGATGGGCTGCACCTTTCAGGAGGACGAGGTGTTCGCCAATCTGATTTCTTACATTGAGGCCGGAGAAATCCGCCCGCTGGTCGCCAAGACCTATCCGCTGGCCGAGATTGCCACTGCGCAGGAAGATTTCCTAAGCAAGAAACACACCGGCAAGCTGGTGCTGATGATTCCGGAGGCCGAGGCGTGAAGATCAAAAAGATCGAGCTTTATCAGCAGGACCTGCCCTATTCCGGCGGTGTCTACATGCTGTCGGGCGGGCGGGAATACCGCAGTTTTGATGCGTCTTTCGTGCGCATCACCACCGATACCGGGCTGGAGGGCTGGGGCGAGAGCACGCCGTTCGGCGCCACCTATATCGCCGCGCATGCCTTGGGCGCGCGGGCGGGGATTGCCGAGATTGCGCCCTATCTGCTGGGCCGTGATCCGCGCCAGATGGACCGCATCAACGAGGCGATGGACGAGGCGCTGCTGGGCCACAATCACGCCAAATCGGCAATTGATCTGGCCTGCTGGGACCTGTTCGGGAAATCGGTGAACCTGCCTGTTTGCGAATTGCTGGGCGGCTCAACCGGGAAACGCCTGCCGGTGATCTCCTCGATCTATGCGGGCAGCCCTGAGGACATGCGCGCCCGCGTCGCCCAGCACCGCGAGATGGGCTATCTGGGGCATTCGGTCAAGGTCGGCGCGCTGGACAGCGAAGGCGGCCCGGCGCTGGACGCCGAACGCATCCGCGCGTCGCTGGCCGACCGGCAGCCGGGCGAGTTCTTTCTGGTCGATGCCAATGGCGGGCTGACGCCGGAAACCGCGCTGCGGATGCTGCGGATGCTGCCCGAGGGGCTGGATTTTGTGCTGGAGGCGCCCTGCAAGACCTGGCGCGAGACGATGTCGCTGCGCAAGCGCTGCACGGTGCCGATCATCCTGGATGAGCTGGTGCAGCAGGATGAGGACATCGCCCTGATGCTGGCGGAGGATGTGGCCGATGGCATCGGCCTCAAGATCTCCAAGGCGGGAGGGCTGACCCATGGGCGGCGGCACCGGGACATGTGTCTGGCTGCGGGCGCAACCGTCAGTGTGCAGGATACGGTCGGCTCAGCCATCGCGTTCTCGGCCATTGCGCATCTGGGCGCGACGGTGCCGGAGCGGTCCCTGCGCTGCATTCTGGACTGCCGCGATATGGTGACGCTGAAAACCGCGGAATTCGACGCAGCCGTCAAGGACGGCGGCGTGCTGGTGCCGGATGCGCCTGGTCTTGGGATCACCGTTGACCGCGATCTGATGGGCGCGCCGGAGATGGTCTGGGAAGCGTGAGATCAGCGCAAAATCTGCGGGTCTGTCGCGAATCACATGCGGGCTGCCGCAGGCGTTAGCGCCATCACATTGAACCGCCCCGGCAAGCCCTGCTTGGCCGGGGTGTTTTGTCCACAGGCAGGGTGCGCGATTGCCGCTTCCGGGTGGCGCATCTGACGTATTGGCGGGTCCTGAATGCGGCATTCTGGCTTAGAAGCTGCGATCACGGAGGAATCTGGCGCAGAGGCGGGGCGCTGGCCTTGCCATTCGGCGGCAAATTTGATTCGAGAGGCGCAATCAAACAGGGCCGGACCCGGCTGGTGAAGAGACAAAAGCGACCGTATCTTGCGTTTTCTTTGTCTCCGCCGCCGGAAACAGATAAGTACCGCCACGGGAATCGGCCTCACAAGGACGTAGCGCAAATATGAAGACATTTAACTTGAGGAAGGGGCTGGATCTGCCGGTGACAGGCGCACCGGAGCAGGTCATTCACCCCGGCCCGGCCATCACATCGGTGGCGGTTCTGGGCCCCGATTATCTGGGTTTGAAACCCCGCATGCTGGTGCAGGAAGGCGAGGAGGTCCAGCGCGGAACTCCGCTGTTCTGCCACAAGGATGCCGAAGACGCGATGATGGTGGCGCCGATGACCGGCAAGGTCGTGGCGATCAACCGCGGTGCGCGCCGGGTGCTGGAAAGCGTGGTGATTTCGGTTTCCGATGCCGAAGACAAAGGTGTCGATTTCTCGGCCACTGGCAATGCGGATACTGCCGATGGGCTGACCGAGAAGCTGTGCGCGGCTGGTCTGTGGACCGCGTTCCGCACCCGTCCTTATTCCAAGATGCCGCAGCCGGGCTCCAAACCGGGCGCGATCTTTGTGACGGCGATGGATTCCGAGCCGCTGGCCGGTGACGCCGCGCTGATCATCAATGACGCGGGCGAGGCTTTTGCGGCAGGTCTGAAAGCGCTGACCCTGCTGACCGAGGGCACCACCTATCTGTGCCAAAAGGCAGGCGACAGCATTCCGGGCACCGATATTGCCGGGGTTGAGGCTGCTGCGTTCTCCGGCCCGCATCCCAGCGGTCTTGCCGGCACCCACATCCACTTCCTGCATCCGGTGAAGGGTGACGACGAGGTTTGGACGATATCCTATCAGGACGTGATCACCATCGGCCGCCTGCTGCAGACCGGCCATCTGGATCCGTCTGTTGTTGTTGCGCTGACTGGTCCTGCTGCGCGCCAGCCCCGTCTGGTGCGGACCGTCACCGGCGCCTCCACCGATGAGCTGACCCGTGGAGAGATTGTTGCGGACGGTCCGGTGCGGGTGATCTCGGGTTCGATCCTGTCGGGCCGTCAGGCTGCGGGTTCGTTTGCCTTCCTTGGCCGCTTTGCCCGTCAGGTTGCCCTGATGGAAGAAGACCGCAAGCAGATCCCGCTGGGCTGGATCCGCCCGATGGGCGGCAAATACGCGGTGCAGCCGGTGCTGGGCTCCGCTCTTAGCCGCAAACTGTAC
It encodes the following:
- a CDS encoding mandelate racemase/muconate lactonizing enzyme family protein, coding for MKIKKIELYQQDLPYSGGVYMLSGGREYRSFDASFVRITTDTGLEGWGESTPFGATYIAAHALGARAGIAEIAPYLLGRDPRQMDRINEAMDEALLGHNHAKSAIDLACWDLFGKSVNLPVCELLGGSTGKRLPVISSIYAGSPEDMRARVAQHREMGYLGHSVKVGALDSEGGPALDAERIRASLADRQPGEFFLVDANGGLTPETALRMLRMLPEGLDFVLEAPCKTWRETMSLRKRCTVPIILDELVQQDEDIALMLAEDVADGIGLKISKAGGLTHGRRHRDMCLAAGATVSVQDTVGSAIAFSAIAHLGATVPERSLRCILDCRDMVTLKTAEFDAAVKDGGVLVPDAPGLGITVDRDLMGAPEMVWEA
- a CDS encoding alcohol dehydrogenase family protein, producing MIPSKMAAVLLTGHGGIGKLEYRTDVPVPQPKAGEVLIRIAAAGINNTDINTRIGWYSKAVDADTNAGGATGFDSVDDDDASWSGKPLEFPRIQGADACGTIAAVGEGVDPTRIGERVLVRNMLRSYVDYRPYECWTFGSECDGGFAQFAVAPARETHAVNCNWSDAELASIPCAYSTAENMLHRVGLGAETVLISGASGGVGSAAVQLAKRRGATVIALSSAAKADEVLALGADRVVDRNADLRRELGEGSVDVVVDLVAGEQWPAFMDVLRRGGRYATAGAIAGPISEIDVRTLYLKDLTLMGCTFQEDEVFANLISYIEAGEIRPLVAKTYPLAEIATAQEDFLSKKHTGKLVLMIPEAEA
- a CDS encoding Na(+)-translocating NADH-quinone reductase subunit A — protein: MKTFNLRKGLDLPVTGAPEQVIHPGPAITSVAVLGPDYLGLKPRMLVQEGEEVQRGTPLFCHKDAEDAMMVAPMTGKVVAINRGARRVLESVVISVSDAEDKGVDFSATGNADTADGLTEKLCAAGLWTAFRTRPYSKMPQPGSKPGAIFVTAMDSEPLAGDAALIINDAGEAFAAGLKALTLLTEGTTYLCQKAGDSIPGTDIAGVEAAAFSGPHPSGLAGTHIHFLHPVKGDDEVWTISYQDVITIGRLLQTGHLDPSVVVALTGPAARQPRLVRTVTGASTDELTRGEIVADGPVRVISGSILSGRQAAGSFAFLGRFARQVALMEEDRKQIPLGWIRPMGGKYAVQPVLGSALSRKLYSLTSNLNGGRRAMVPTGTFEQLMPQDYLPTQLLRALLVMDTDTAQALGALELDEEDMGLVGFACPAKYEYGQALRDCLAKIEKEG